A window of Pirellula sp. SH-Sr6A contains these coding sequences:
- the rplJ gene encoding 50S ribosomal protein L10 — translation MSKVVKKLVSRDIAARLKGVNDAMVVNIVGMTGEENFNIRKTLREQGIGIMVVKRTLAARATEGTTLRPAFDDLAGSVAVIWGCEDFVALTRSITKLVNSGQFPKLEIKGGVMDGEALTADQVKKVSKWPSRQEQISILVGQILSPGATLSGQLVGPARKIAGQVKKMIENQEEAGE, via the coding sequence ATGAGTAAAGTTGTTAAAAAGCTTGTCTCACGCGATATCGCAGCGCGGCTCAAGGGAGTCAATGATGCGATGGTCGTCAACATCGTCGGGATGACCGGCGAAGAGAATTTCAATATTCGCAAGACTTTGCGAGAGCAAGGTATCGGTATCATGGTGGTCAAGCGAACGCTTGCTGCTCGTGCCACCGAAGGTACTACGCTCCGTCCTGCGTTCGATGATCTGGCTGGAAGCGTTGCGGTGATTTGGGGATGCGAGGATTTTGTTGCGTTGACCCGCAGCATCACCAAGCTCGTCAACTCTGGGCAATTCCCCAAGCTGGAAATCAAAGGCGGGGTAATGGATGGTGAGGCTCTCACCGCTGACCAAGTGAAGAAGGTTAGCAAGTGGCCAAGCCGACAAGAACAGATTTCTATTCTGGTTGGACAGATCTTGTCACCGGGAGCGACGCTCTCCGGTCAATTGGTCGGTCCGGCTCGAAAGATCGCTGGTCAGGTCAAGAAGATGATCGAGAACCAGGAGGAAGCCGGCGAATAA
- a CDS encoding nuclear transport factor 2 family protein produces MNNSGWVVNGRRLAEFRKLAGMTQLDLAARSGYSERAIRKAEAGGFLRISTLHDLAEALSTAERRVAVQELVLNQLTMAMQFVDAYDRHGVAMMQHCGEIFSEDVELHCPGDNAQVPFAGVWRGRDGLQLFFDLFFSVFSRTRGSLKPVYLESDHRIVARYEDQVFFESHPMPPFWVNLHFQFQDGRIVRVDDEYDTRYASQCFMELLQRLGRL; encoded by the coding sequence ATGAACAATTCGGGATGGGTTGTGAACGGACGGAGGCTTGCCGAGTTTCGGAAGCTGGCGGGGATGACGCAACTCGATCTTGCGGCCCGGTCAGGTTATTCGGAGAGGGCTATTCGAAAAGCAGAAGCGGGAGGATTCCTTCGCATTAGCACTTTGCACGATCTAGCAGAGGCATTGTCGACCGCGGAACGCCGAGTAGCAGTGCAGGAGTTGGTTCTGAATCAGCTAACGATGGCGATGCAATTTGTCGACGCGTACGATCGACATGGAGTTGCCATGATGCAGCATTGTGGTGAGATATTTTCGGAGGACGTGGAGTTGCATTGCCCAGGGGATAACGCGCAAGTACCTTTCGCGGGAGTCTGGAGAGGCCGAGACGGATTGCAATTGTTCTTTGATCTCTTTTTTAGTGTTTTCTCGCGGACGCGGGGTAGTTTAAAGCCGGTTTATTTGGAGTCGGATCATCGCATCGTGGCACGCTATGAGGATCAGGTCTTCTTCGAGTCCCACCCGATGCCACCGTTTTGGGTCAATCTGCATTTTCAATTCCAGGATGGGCGAATCGTTCGCGTCGATGACGAGTATGATACGCGCTACGCATCCCAGTGTTTCATGGAACTTCTGCAGCGGCTTGGACGCCTCTGA
- the nusG gene encoding transcription termination/antitermination protein NusG: MRWYILKVQFNREDTIREALEKRIRLSNMQTSFGEILVPTEDVVEFTRAGKRRVVKRKLYPGYLVIRMIINDDTWFLVRETTGVGDFTGSAGKPTPMSDADVDRILKLAYPDADEEQAPKTAIPFKPGDRVRVKEGNFQSLEGDVDRIDEANGRVTVIINIFGRSTPVVLDHWQIESL; encoded by the coding sequence ATGCGTTGGTATATATTGAAGGTTCAGTTCAATCGCGAAGACACGATTCGCGAAGCATTGGAAAAGCGAATTCGCTTGTCCAACATGCAAACTTCGTTCGGGGAGATTCTTGTCCCCACCGAGGATGTTGTGGAGTTTACGCGAGCCGGTAAGCGCCGCGTGGTAAAGAGAAAGCTTTACCCTGGATATTTGGTGATCCGCATGATCATCAACGACGACACATGGTTCTTGGTCCGCGAGACCACCGGTGTTGGAGACTTCACGGGATCTGCTGGCAAACCGACGCCTATGAGCGATGCGGATGTCGATCGGATCTTGAAGCTTGCGTATCCAGATGCTGACGAAGAGCAAGCTCCCAAGACGGCCATCCCGTTCAAGCCTGGCGATCGCGTTCGAGTGAAGGAAGGAAACTTCCAGAGTCTCGAGGGTGATGTCGATCGTATCGATGAAGCAAACGGCCGAGTTACTGTGATCATTAATATCTTTGGTCGCAGTACCCCTGTCGTGTTGGATCACTGGCAAATCGAGTCGCTCTAG
- the secE gene encoding preprotein translocase subunit SecE — MATVAEDSSSSRSLLSELFAGSVYKGRQGRIVRQLTCLAIWLTFWLGAWQLFEALRAGFFEGLRESSYGNWVVYGVPLLFALGGTWLGYRLVNWPRFADFLISVESEMSKVSWPTKSELYKASMVVIFTMAFLAVLLFAYDLLWQAIFDYLRVS, encoded by the coding sequence ATGGCAACAGTAGCAGAAGACTCCTCATCCTCTCGGTCGTTGTTGTCCGAGTTGTTTGCGGGGTCCGTGTACAAAGGGCGTCAGGGGCGAATCGTCCGGCAGTTGACTTGCTTGGCGATTTGGCTCACGTTCTGGCTGGGAGCTTGGCAGCTCTTCGAGGCGCTCCGGGCGGGGTTTTTCGAAGGATTGCGAGAATCCTCCTACGGCAATTGGGTGGTTTACGGCGTGCCGTTGTTGTTCGCCCTCGGTGGGACTTGGCTGGGTTACCGATTGGTGAATTGGCCGAGGTTTGCTGATTTTTTGATCAGCGTCGAGTCCGAGATGAGCAAGGTGTCTTGGCCGACCAAATCTGAGCTTTACAAGGCTTCGATGGTCGTTATATTCACCATGGCTTTCCTGGCCGTATTGCTTTTCGCGTACGATTTGCTCTGGCAGGCTATTTTTGACTACTTGCGAGTCAGCTGA
- the rplA gene encoding 50S ribosomal protein L1 — MVKATKAMKAMLAKTPGKQPVPLQQAVELLKQFGGRKFDQTVEIHMNLGIDPAQADQIVRGSVVLPHGIGKIQRVVVFAKGDLAKIAEEAGADAVGAEDLSKRIKDGWLDFDVCIATPDMMGMVGPLGKVLGPRGLMPSPRAGTVTTDVSRVVKEYKAGKVEFRNDKGSNVHAVVGKMSFDAAKLAENLSAFISFVQSLKPNACKGTYIKSIAICATMSPSIRVSA; from the coding sequence ATGGTGAAAGCAACCAAAGCAATGAAGGCAATGCTTGCCAAGACACCGGGTAAACAGCCGGTTCCTTTGCAGCAAGCGGTAGAACTGCTCAAGCAGTTCGGTGGTCGGAAATTCGATCAAACGGTCGAAATCCATATGAATTTGGGCATTGACCCAGCTCAAGCCGATCAGATCGTCCGCGGTTCGGTGGTACTTCCTCACGGTATTGGAAAAATCCAACGCGTGGTGGTCTTTGCCAAGGGTGACTTGGCAAAGATTGCAGAGGAAGCGGGTGCCGATGCGGTTGGCGCTGAAGATCTGTCGAAGCGAATCAAAGATGGTTGGCTCGACTTCGACGTCTGCATTGCGACGCCGGACATGATGGGGATGGTCGGTCCTCTCGGAAAGGTGCTCGGTCCTCGCGGATTGATGCCTTCGCCTCGAGCAGGAACGGTCACCACCGATGTTTCGCGCGTTGTCAAGGAATACAAAGCGGGTAAGGTTGAGTTCCGAAACGACAAAGGATCGAATGTTCACGCCGTTGTCGGCAAGATGAGTTTCGATGCTGCGAAGTTGGCGGAGAACCTTTCGGCGTTCATCTCGTTCGTGCAGTCGCTCAAGCCGAACGCCTGCAAAGGAACGTACATCAAGTCGATCGCCATCTGCGCGACGATGTCTCCCAGCATCCGCGTATCTGCCTAG
- a CDS encoding DUF885 domain-containing protein, with amino-acid sequence MKHLNTPLHLSLCASVFILLAVTTPWVWGQSTGAPKSIDSAFREWLDEECKRHPIFASQLGKRDYDGLMDDLSPAARKSDRERDQSVLAELKTKFQGKELTRDEQIDLEIWQNYLQYRIWQSTQMDDFANDPRVYLSYCSDSVFGLFTQSSLPKHRNIANAASRMGFVPQVIAAAKQSIQNPPKVLTEIAIKRTEGAISFYEREIFELADESPQLSSLATPARAAAAALKEFKTYLEKDVLPRSTGDWRIGKEKFAEKLAMELDAGLTAQDVIETAESEATRVEREMYYVAKQLWSSLFPSKTLPPEDEAGRRDTIRLVLKELGKSHGTEATLVEDAKATVQRIKDFIEDKRILTLPNPDQCDIILMPEFQRGFSVAYLNPAPPLDPSSKSLYAIAPPPSDWPDDRKEAFLQEYNSAMLQILTIHEAYPGHYVQLDYSNRSQSLVRKVLYSGVFAEGWAVYTEQMMLDQGYGEGDLSLRLHQLKFYIRAVLNAILDYRMHCTEMTDEEALSLLVDRGFQTTGEAVGKVQRAKQSSCQLSTYFVGRTAFYRLRQQVQRARGEGFDLGQYHEEVLSHGTLPVKYLPELVK; translated from the coding sequence ATGAAGCATTTAAACACTCCATTGCACCTAAGCCTTTGCGCGTCGGTCTTTATCCTGCTTGCCGTGACAACTCCGTGGGTATGGGGTCAATCCACGGGGGCTCCGAAATCGATCGATAGCGCCTTTCGGGAGTGGCTCGACGAAGAGTGCAAACGCCACCCGATCTTTGCATCGCAATTAGGGAAACGAGACTACGATGGATTGATGGATGATCTTTCCCCTGCGGCTCGCAAATCCGACCGCGAACGGGATCAATCGGTCCTAGCCGAACTGAAGACGAAGTTTCAGGGGAAAGAGCTAACGCGAGATGAACAGATCGATCTCGAGATTTGGCAAAACTATCTGCAGTACCGGATCTGGCAATCGACGCAAATGGATGATTTCGCCAACGATCCGAGGGTCTATTTGTCTTACTGCTCCGACAGCGTCTTTGGACTTTTCACGCAATCCTCTTTGCCAAAGCACCGAAATATCGCCAATGCCGCCTCCCGCATGGGCTTCGTCCCACAAGTCATCGCGGCAGCCAAACAATCGATCCAGAATCCGCCCAAAGTGCTCACCGAAATCGCGATCAAGCGCACGGAGGGTGCAATCTCCTTTTACGAGCGCGAGATTTTTGAACTGGCAGACGAATCTCCGCAGCTAAGCTCGCTGGCGACGCCAGCTCGGGCGGCCGCAGCGGCCTTGAAGGAATTCAAAACCTACCTGGAGAAGGATGTTCTCCCCCGATCGACGGGTGATTGGCGAATTGGCAAGGAAAAATTTGCCGAGAAGCTAGCGATGGAATTGGACGCAGGCCTCACCGCGCAGGACGTTATTGAAACGGCGGAATCGGAAGCAACTCGCGTCGAGCGGGAGATGTACTACGTTGCCAAACAGCTTTGGAGCTCTCTCTTCCCAAGTAAAACACTCCCTCCCGAGGATGAAGCGGGCAGACGCGACACGATACGGCTTGTCCTGAAGGAGCTGGGCAAGTCCCATGGGACCGAGGCGACGCTTGTCGAAGATGCGAAAGCCACCGTGCAGCGAATCAAGGACTTCATCGAAGACAAGAGAATCCTCACCCTTCCGAATCCCGATCAATGCGACATCATTTTGATGCCGGAGTTCCAACGAGGCTTTTCCGTGGCCTACTTGAACCCAGCCCCCCCTCTGGATCCCAGCTCGAAGAGTTTGTACGCCATTGCACCACCTCCTTCGGACTGGCCCGATGATCGGAAAGAAGCATTCCTGCAGGAATACAATTCGGCCATGCTTCAAATCTTGACCATTCACGAAGCCTATCCTGGTCACTATGTGCAATTGGACTACAGCAATCGATCGCAATCGCTGGTCCGCAAGGTCCTTTATTCGGGAGTCTTTGCCGAAGGTTGGGCCGTTTACACCGAACAGATGATGTTGGACCAAGGATACGGTGAAGGCGATCTATCGCTCCGACTCCATCAGCTCAAGTTCTACATTCGCGCGGTACTCAATGCGATCCTGGACTATCGGATGCACTGCACGGAGATGACCGATGAGGAAGCGTTGTCACTCCTCGTGGATCGGGGGTTTCAAACGACCGGGGAAGCGGTTGGAAAAGTTCAACGAGCCAAACAAAGTTCGTGCCAGCTATCCACCTACTTCGTTGGCCGCACCGCCTTCTACCGATTGCGTCAGCAAGTGCAACGAGCGCGGGGCGAGGGATTCGACTTAGGCCAATATCACGAAGAAGTCCTCTCCCACGGCACCTTGCCCGTGAAGTATTTGCCCGAACTGGTCAAGTAG
- the rplL gene encoding 50S ribosomal protein L7/L12 → MSESATAFAEEIKTLGEKIVGLTLKQAKELSDYLKEVHGIEAAAGGAVVMAAPADGGGAPAAAVEQTEFDVVMTSFGDKKLDVVKVVKNLTGLSLMDAKKLVEGVPAKIKEQVSKEDAEKVKAELTEAGATVELK, encoded by the coding sequence ATGTCCGAGTCGGCAACCGCTTTCGCGGAAGAGATCAAGACCCTGGGCGAGAAGATCGTCGGCCTGACGCTCAAGCAAGCCAAGGAATTGAGTGACTATTTGAAGGAAGTTCACGGCATCGAAGCTGCTGCTGGCGGCGCCGTTGTCATGGCAGCACCTGCAGATGGCGGCGGAGCACCTGCCGCTGCTGTTGAACAAACCGAATTCGACGTCGTGATGACTTCGTTCGGCGACAAGAAGCTGGACGTCGTGAAGGTTGTTAAGAACCTCACCGGCCTCTCGCTCATGGACGCCAAGAAGTTGGTCGAAGGCGTTCCTGCCAAGATCAAAGAGCAAGTTTCGAAGGAAGATGCCGAGAAGGTCAAGGCAGAACTCACCGAAGCTGGCGCCACCGTCGAACTCAAGTAA
- the rplK gene encoding 50S ribosomal protein L11 yields MAKQVVGKAAFQVPGGKATPAPPVGTSLGKFGINLGQFVSQFNDRTREFNGTPIPVVVTVYSDRSFEFITKSPPASALLKMAAGIASGSGEPHKVKVGKVSRDQVDDICKKKMADLNARDLEHARRMIEGTARSMGIEIVG; encoded by the coding sequence ATGGCCAAGCAAGTCGTCGGAAAAGCGGCATTTCAGGTGCCTGGGGGCAAAGCCACCCCGGCTCCACCTGTGGGTACCTCTCTCGGTAAGTTCGGTATTAACTTGGGACAGTTCGTCTCCCAGTTCAACGATCGAACGCGAGAGTTCAATGGGACTCCCATTCCTGTTGTGGTGACGGTTTATTCCGACCGCAGCTTTGAGTTTATTACCAAAAGTCCTCCAGCCTCCGCGTTGTTGAAAATGGCAGCGGGAATCGCCAGCGGTTCCGGTGAGCCTCACAAAGTGAAGGTTGGAAAAGTATCCCGTGATCAAGTCGACGATATCTGCAAAAAGAAAATGGCAGACTTGAACGCGCGGGACCTGGAACATGCTCGACGCATGATCGAGGGGACGGCCCGAAGCATGGGTATTGAGATCGTAGGGTAA
- a CDS encoding sulfatase — protein sequence MRSINPFFHFHANLLRSMVWFAMSLAFCFGGVATQSVLGAKPNFVVFLSDDHSQRDSQPYGATDIRTPHLMRLAQRGLLFEQAFIASPACAPSRTAMLTGRMPARNGAEANHSYKRDDVLSLPKFLQELGYETAAFGKVAHGKTDISRHGFDRFEEKHDIETVRAFLTSRDANKPLCLFVGTHEPHVPWPENRGYQPRSLNLPPTHIDTPETRNFRSRYYSDVTEADRRLGEVMDAVDELLPKESTALIYTSDHGAQWPFGKWNLYDEGIRVPLLVSWPGVVPEKARTQAMVQWIDLLPTLIDLAGGVPQPDWDGRSFTPILKQPEGAHRQEIFTTHSGDGKMNVYPIRSIRTKEWKLIWNLHPEFAHTTHIDKALARDGGRYWISWFEKAKMDEKAAATVRRYHERPEWELYYLPSDPWETTDVASDPTHAKTMANLKAKLKQWMLEQGDTKQVFNEPRLLSDPTSTVPGENAHTDTPNAPVAKPQNPPNTK from the coding sequence ATGCGATCCATCAATCCCTTTTTCCATTTCCATGCGAACTTATTGCGTAGCATGGTCTGGTTCGCGATGAGCCTTGCTTTCTGTTTTGGTGGAGTTGCCACACAAAGCGTTCTCGGAGCCAAACCGAACTTCGTGGTTTTCCTATCCGACGACCATTCGCAACGCGATTCGCAACCCTACGGTGCAACCGACATTCGCACCCCCCACTTGATGCGACTTGCACAACGGGGACTGCTATTCGAACAAGCCTTCATTGCCAGCCCTGCTTGCGCTCCCAGCCGAACCGCCATGCTCACCGGACGCATGCCTGCGAGAAACGGGGCTGAAGCCAACCACAGTTACAAACGGGACGATGTTCTCTCGCTCCCCAAGTTCCTACAAGAACTTGGATACGAAACGGCCGCCTTCGGGAAAGTAGCCCACGGCAAGACAGATATCTCGAGGCATGGCTTCGATCGCTTCGAGGAGAAACACGACATCGAAACGGTTCGGGCCTTTTTAACTTCCCGCGATGCAAACAAACCTCTTTGCCTTTTCGTCGGTACCCACGAACCCCATGTCCCTTGGCCTGAAAACCGGGGATATCAACCTCGCTCTCTGAACCTTCCCCCGACGCACATCGATACACCGGAGACGAGGAATTTCCGCAGTCGATATTATTCCGATGTGACCGAGGCGGATCGACGACTCGGGGAAGTCATGGACGCGGTCGACGAGCTGCTCCCCAAAGAATCCACCGCTTTGATCTACACCAGCGACCACGGAGCCCAATGGCCTTTCGGAAAGTGGAATCTTTACGACGAAGGGATCCGAGTTCCATTGCTCGTCTCGTGGCCCGGCGTCGTTCCAGAAAAGGCACGCACCCAAGCCATGGTCCAATGGATCGATCTCTTGCCGACCCTCATCGATCTCGCGGGCGGCGTTCCCCAACCCGACTGGGACGGCAGATCGTTCACACCCATCTTGAAGCAACCCGAAGGCGCGCATCGCCAAGAAATCTTCACCACCCATAGCGGGGACGGAAAGATGAACGTTTATCCCATTCGAAGTATCCGAACCAAGGAATGGAAACTAATCTGGAACCTGCACCCAGAATTCGCACACACCACACACATCGATAAAGCCTTGGCTCGAGATGGCGGGCGATACTGGATCTCTTGGTTCGAGAAAGCCAAGATGGACGAGAAAGCGGCGGCGACGGTGCGTCGATACCATGAACGCCCAGAATGGGAACTCTATTACCTCCCCTCGGATCCTTGGGAAACAACCGATGTCGCATCCGATCCCACCCACGCCAAAACCATGGCCAACTTGAAAGCAAAGCTAAAGCAATGGATGCTGGAGCAGGGAGACACGAAACAAGTTTTCAACGAACCTCGACTCTTGTCCGATCCCACTTCGACCGTACCCGGTGAGAATGCACACACCGACACGCCCAACGCCCCTGTTGCGAAACCACAAAATCCTCCTAACACGAAGTAA
- a CDS encoding sialate O-acetylesterase, translating into MMKSFTAALPVLVRLLQCIAMLGGAWSLGIKEAQAQPLKIFVLAGQSNMQGHAHVRTLEHLKISPDAKPLRDLIETADGSPKVCQRVWISSLGNAESEKTGLLSVGYGANQNGPKLGPEYTFGLRMEEELEGPILIIKTAWGGKSLHTDFRPPSAGAYPFPPEQLANLQKQGKDIDAVRAEKEKGTGVYYRMMIEHVKHVLSDIPRVVPGYRPDEGYELAGFVWFQGWNDMVDSGAYPNRDKPGGYDAYSETMAHFIRDVRTDLHAPKLPFVIGVLGVGGPTELYGPDEQRYKATHNHFRDAMAAPAKLPEFQNNVVAIRTEAFWDKELSDAKAKENRTRQRAKELAKERKLGAQEERKVADELVQQELTDREREILVKGISNLEFHYLGSAKILGGIGVGFADAMLKLLPAQKPLAGSSQKPLESPEHWTIETFAGTGEQGYSGDGGPARMAKLDNPFGVIRGPDHAIWFCEYTGQRIRRILPNGVIQTIAGSGEKGYSGDGGPALEATFNLPHEIRFDSKGDLYVVDMSNHAVRKIDLRSGIISTIAGTGSPGYSGDGGLASQAQLKQPHSIQFGPDGDLFICDIGNHVIRRVHRETGVITTYAGTGKPGPTPDVAPIVGTPLKGPRSIDFDRHGNLWLATREGNQVFRFDSKAGTIQHMAGTGESGFDGNGGPATQARLKGPKGIAIDADGNVWLADTESHSVRRIRADSGILELVAGTGEKGDGPDGDPLRCQLARLHGIFVDYDGSVWIGDSETHRIRVLRKKVQPSVPIQKQVIELVAGGKREEVKITATEAKLHEPFGLDWGADGTAWIIEMAAGNRLLSIDLEGVLRHRAGKLEPGFFGDGGDGLKAQFQGPHNLTMAPSGRLYIADTWNGRIRTFDSGTGIVESLKGYAVPEEQARRNGPYCATIDFTGRYLFVADLRQVLRIDCRDGAIEVVAGNGKKGIPKDGALATESPLVDPRAVAADRLGNVYVLERNGNALRVVDPFGRIRTLINPSGEKGVKLETTTGADGRLFGPKHLCIDLENRVVIADAENHVVLRYDPRIDRLERIAGTGQRGDVGVGGEPLDCQLARPHGVSIHPKTGELWITDTYNDRILRITNE; encoded by the coding sequence ATGATGAAATCATTTACCGCCGCTCTCCCCGTTCTAGTACGTCTGCTGCAGTGCATCGCCATGCTGGGGGGGGCCTGGAGTTTAGGAATCAAGGAGGCGCAGGCCCAGCCACTGAAGATTTTTGTCTTAGCTGGGCAATCGAACATGCAGGGGCATGCGCATGTTCGGACATTGGAGCATTTGAAGATTTCCCCGGATGCGAAGCCACTGAGAGACTTGATCGAGACGGCAGATGGCTCACCGAAGGTTTGCCAACGCGTTTGGATCTCCTCGCTGGGCAACGCTGAGAGCGAGAAGACAGGATTGCTGTCCGTCGGCTATGGCGCGAACCAAAACGGTCCGAAGCTGGGACCAGAATATACGTTTGGATTGAGGATGGAGGAGGAACTCGAGGGTCCCATCTTGATCATCAAGACTGCTTGGGGGGGAAAGAGTCTGCACACGGACTTTCGGCCTCCAAGTGCGGGAGCCTATCCGTTTCCTCCCGAGCAGTTGGCCAATCTTCAGAAACAAGGGAAAGACATCGATGCCGTTCGGGCCGAGAAAGAGAAGGGGACGGGTGTTTACTATCGAATGATGATCGAGCATGTGAAGCACGTGCTATCGGATATCCCGCGAGTAGTCCCGGGGTATCGGCCTGACGAAGGCTACGAATTGGCTGGCTTTGTGTGGTTTCAGGGGTGGAACGACATGGTCGACTCTGGAGCGTATCCGAACCGGGACAAACCGGGGGGGTACGATGCTTACAGTGAAACCATGGCCCATTTCATTCGCGATGTGAGGACCGATCTCCATGCGCCGAAGCTCCCGTTTGTGATTGGCGTTTTGGGGGTTGGAGGACCAACGGAGCTTTATGGTCCGGATGAACAGAGGTACAAAGCGACGCACAATCATTTTCGGGATGCGATGGCAGCGCCCGCCAAATTGCCCGAGTTTCAAAACAATGTCGTGGCCATCCGGACAGAAGCGTTTTGGGACAAAGAACTTTCGGATGCCAAGGCGAAAGAGAATCGAACTCGCCAGCGCGCCAAGGAGTTGGCAAAAGAGCGCAAGCTCGGGGCGCAGGAGGAGAGAAAGGTCGCCGACGAGTTGGTGCAGCAGGAGCTTACCGATCGGGAGCGAGAGATCCTTGTCAAAGGGATCTCGAATCTGGAGTTCCATTATTTAGGCTCTGCAAAAATCTTAGGAGGGATTGGAGTTGGATTCGCGGACGCGATGCTAAAGCTGCTCCCGGCTCAGAAGCCACTTGCGGGAAGTTCGCAGAAGCCTTTGGAGAGTCCGGAGCATTGGACGATAGAGACGTTTGCGGGAACGGGTGAGCAGGGGTACAGCGGGGATGGAGGACCGGCTCGCATGGCCAAGCTGGATAATCCGTTCGGAGTCATTCGAGGACCGGATCATGCAATCTGGTTCTGTGAGTACACGGGACAGCGGATTCGAAGGATCCTGCCTAACGGGGTGATTCAAACCATCGCCGGGTCGGGGGAGAAGGGATACTCGGGTGATGGTGGACCTGCGCTCGAAGCGACATTTAATCTGCCGCACGAAATCCGGTTCGACTCGAAAGGGGATCTTTATGTGGTCGATATGTCCAATCACGCCGTGCGTAAAATCGACCTCCGGTCCGGCATAATTTCCACCATCGCGGGGACGGGGTCCCCTGGTTATTCGGGTGACGGCGGATTGGCGAGCCAGGCGCAGCTAAAGCAACCGCACAGCATTCAGTTCGGCCCCGATGGCGATCTCTTTATTTGCGATATCGGCAACCATGTGATCCGGCGAGTCCATCGTGAAACAGGGGTGATCACGACTTATGCAGGGACAGGAAAACCGGGGCCTACTCCCGACGTTGCTCCTATTGTTGGTACTCCGCTGAAGGGGCCCCGTTCCATTGATTTTGACCGTCACGGTAATTTGTGGTTGGCCACGCGCGAAGGGAATCAAGTTTTCCGGTTCGATAGCAAGGCCGGTACGATTCAACATATGGCCGGGACAGGCGAGAGCGGTTTCGATGGGAATGGTGGGCCTGCCACGCAAGCCAGACTAAAGGGACCGAAGGGGATTGCTATCGATGCGGATGGAAACGTTTGGCTGGCTGACACGGAAAGCCATTCGGTTCGGCGGATTCGAGCGGATAGTGGAATCCTGGAGTTGGTGGCGGGTACAGGTGAGAAAGGGGATGGACCCGACGGTGATCCCTTGCGATGCCAATTAGCGAGGCTGCATGGAATCTTTGTCGATTACGATGGATCGGTATGGATCGGTGATAGCGAGACCCACCGCATTCGGGTATTGAGAAAAAAGGTGCAGCCAAGTGTTCCGATCCAAAAGCAAGTGATTGAACTGGTGGCGGGCGGCAAACGTGAGGAAGTGAAGATAACAGCAACGGAGGCAAAGCTGCATGAGCCATTCGGTTTGGATTGGGGGGCCGACGGGACAGCTTGGATCATTGAAATGGCAGCAGGGAATCGCCTCTTGAGCATCGATCTGGAAGGCGTTCTCAGGCATCGAGCAGGAAAGTTAGAGCCTGGGTTTTTCGGGGATGGTGGCGATGGTTTGAAGGCTCAATTTCAGGGGCCCCATAATCTGACCATGGCTCCTTCGGGACGCCTTTACATCGCGGATACTTGGAATGGGCGGATTCGAACCTTTGATTCTGGTACGGGGATCGTGGAGAGTCTGAAGGGTTACGCGGTGCCAGAGGAGCAAGCGAGGAGAAACGGTCCTTACTGCGCGACGATCGATTTCACTGGACGCTACTTGTTCGTCGCCGACTTGAGGCAGGTACTGCGAATCGATTGTCGAGATGGGGCAATAGAGGTCGTCGCCGGGAATGGAAAGAAAGGGATTCCGAAAGATGGGGCGCTCGCCACCGAATCCCCGCTTGTGGATCCGCGTGCGGTGGCGGCGGATCGTCTTGGGAATGTTTATGTGTTGGAGAGGAATGGGAATGCGCTGCGCGTCGTCGACCCCTTTGGACGTATAAGGACATTGATCAATCCTTCGGGTGAAAAGGGAGTGAAGCTCGAGACAACAACGGGGGCCGATGGGCGGCTTTTTGGCCCCAAGCATTTGTGCATCGATCTCGAAAACCGCGTGGTCATAGCCGATGCAGAAAACCATGTGGTCTTGCGATATGATCCGCGAATCGATCGTCTTGAGCGGATTGCAGGAACGGGCCAGCGGGGAGACGTTGGAGTAGGTGGTGAGCCTCTGGATTGTCAGCTCGCTCGTCCCCACGGGGTATCGATTCATCCGAAGACCGGAGAGCTTTGGATCACGGATACCTATAATGACCGTATTCTTCGCATAACCAACGAGTGA